The following are from one region of the Poecilia reticulata strain Guanapo linkage group LG7, Guppy_female_1.0+MT, whole genome shotgun sequence genome:
- the LOC103468068 gene encoding L-rhamnose-binding lectin CSL2-like produces MTFVLFTLFLCGFILEINAGRGFQKLKTEPRSFPPIRSIVACEESMAGLVCETGSITVTSAKYGRSDQTTCSNGIPYDQTMDTDCTTRADLVFERCNGKSMCLVLARSSLFRDPCVGTYKYLEVKYVCEEPRPSPTIRSIVACEESMAGLVCETGSITVTSAKYGRSDRTTCSDGIPDNQTDDTDCKKEIYEVGRRCNGKSACAIFASTSVFRDPCVGTYKYLEVKYFCQ; encoded by the exons ATGACATTCGTCCTTTTTACTTTGTTCCTTTGTGGATTCATCCTGGAAATCAAT gcAGGACGTGgttttcaaaaactgaaaa CAGAACCTAGGTCATTCCCACCAATAAGATCCATTGTGGCATGTGAGGAATCAATGGCTGGATTAGTGTGTG AAACTGGGTCTATAACTGTGACCAGTGCTAAATATGGACGCAGCGATCAGACGACTTGCTCCAATGGGATACCTTACGACCAGACAATGGATACTGATTGTACTACAAGGGCAGATTTAGTGTTTGAGAG ATGCAACGGGAAATCGATGTGCCTTGTCTTAGCCAGGAGCTCTCTGTTCAGAGATCCCTGTGTCGGGACCTACAAGTACCTGGAGGTGAAATATGTTTGTGAAG AACCTAGGCCGTCCCCAACAATAAGATCCATTGTGGCATGTGAGGAATCAATGGCTGGACTAGTATGTG AAACTGGGTCTATAACTGTGACCAGTGCCAAATATGGACGCAGTGATCGGACGACTTGCTCCGATGGGATACCTGACAACCAGACAGACGATACTGACTGCAAAAAGGAAATATATGAAGTTGGTAGGAG ATGCAACGGGAAATCGGCGTGCGCTATCTTTGCCAGTACCTCTGTTTTCAGAGATCCCTGTGTTGGGACCTACAAGTACCTGGAggtgaaatatttttgccaat AG